CCTTTCTATAAAAACCCAACTCATCCTAACTATCATAAGCTTTACGCATATCGAGTTTAATAGCCATGAATTTACTTTCCTCTGTTTTTCGGTTTCTGATGTAATGGAATAATTGATGGGATGTGAATACCCTATAGTGATTGGGTTAAATTTGAACCGAACTCGGTGAATTGGTAAACCAAAACCCTGATTTTgagttttgttttttggtaaatccCTGATTTTGAGTAACCCAAtagttttcccaaaaaaatgatTCGACAAGACAGAGCCCATTTATTCTGAAACGTTCGATTAGAATCAACAAAAAAGATCTCCACCTTAGAACGGGCCGTCTCATGTGAGTCTTATCTCATGGAATTACTATTCTTCTAaaccttagggttttttttttttcgtaaaacCTTGTAGGGTTTCTTCGCGAGCCCGatatataaataatagaaagCGAAACCTCTAAAAGTTCTCTAGAAGGTTAGAGACGACTAATAGTGGTGCGTAACCTCTCGTTCTTCGGGGCAGTGGCAGAATGACGACTTTCAGGGTAAGCCTCGCTTCAATTACTGAAATGTTGTTCTTTCTATGAGTGTTGTTAACCGACTCTTTGAAAATTTACGAGTTCTTAGTAATGCTTGTAATCGTTGAGCTAGGATTTTCTTCAGCTTTCAGCAGAATCAATTCATGGATTTTATCTGATTTCTGTGAAATAGTGTTAATTTTCATTGAGTTTTGTTTTCGTCCAGTTTCACCAGTATCAGGTGGTGGGGAGGGGTCTCCCTTCCGAGACAGATGAGCATCCGAAGATCTATAGGATGAAATTATGGGCAACAAACGAAGTTCGTGCCAAATCGAAGTTCTGGTAAGCTTACTCTTTTTTTAAAATCCTAGTTATATTCGTGAATTTCGATTGCGCTGATACAAGGAATTCGTCGTTAATTTTATGGATCATACTTCTGTTATTGCCTTACAATGTAGGTATTTCTTGAGGAAGCTGAAGAAGGTCAAGAAGAGCAATGGACAAGTCCTTGCCATCAACGAGGTTAGTTCCTTCCCCTACACTCACTGCTACCCAACTATTGCTGGGTGGGAGCTTGTAGATCACTTGGATTTTGTATTTGAAACACTAAATTATCATGCTTTACTAGGAGTCGTGTCTTCATGGATGCTAGTCTATTGTTTTTTGTAACTCAATATGGATGGTAATCTTCTGTTTTTTGTAACTCAATAAATGTGATTTAGTGGAGATATTGTACACAACACTTGGTTGAAACTTTGGTTGTGCCTTTTCAATGTATAATGATGGCATTGCTTTTTTGTTTCAGTAGAAATGGGACTTGATGATTTTGTTTAGATGTCGGTCTTGGTTGCTTAAAAGAGTAATTTGTCAGGCTGCATTTGCCCTTAGTGAGGTTTTGCTTTGGCCGATCCAATGTGTCTTGCATTGACAAGTTAATGTGTACCCAATTTCACCCAGCCTTACTTGATGTGGCAGCCCTCAAGGTTTTACATTTTTTCATCATGTTTTATTTAATTCAGGGAACTGCCCTAGTCATTAAATGTGAACAGAAAATTAATCCAGTGAACATAAAAAATGGATATTTTGTCTCTTTTGTTGCCCAAGTTCTTTCCTCTTGTAATAATGCAAATCGTGCTTAAAGTTATGTGGGAAATTCACTTACTTTTTTATGCACTTGGGgttattctaatttttttttttaaaccctaaattATTGTGTTGGTAATATGCTAATAGCTCAAACTTatgatttttaatatttgtaataTTTGTACACTTATCATttattgctttcttttttttctatccATATACACTGAAAATAACAATAAGAAGAATGACATTTATGCAATGCAGTTCATCCGTATCAATTTCCAACAATGTATTTTGAATGGACTTGGCTTGTCATGATATTCAGTTTTGGATGTTCAACAAAAAATTAGATATTCCAAGTATCATTGCATAGGGGGGAGCATGAATATGTTGTCTTGTATGCTTGCAGGTTTCTGCTATAGGTGTTCAATTGATATTATTCTAACCTCCAATGAACCCAATCTGCATTCTATCATTTTTCCTAGCATTCAGATAATTGGCGTGCATGCAAATAAGTGCTTTGGTGGATTTTGGTAGTACGGCAATTTTGGCTGCTTCTGGAAAATGCCATTCATGACAATACTTCAATATTTCGTCCGATGCAGTTCTACTGTATGTCAGTTCTGTTGGCGTTTAAACAAGCCACATAAAGTGACAGTATGACTAAATACTACTTGGGGTCCAGCTTAGGCTTTTGATGTCTCTTGACAAAATTGAACAAGCTTTATTGATTTGCATGGTGGGATGGATGTGTATGAGTAAAACTTAAATTGGGTGTTTCTGTTTGTTGCTTTGTATGTAAATATGTAATGAGATATGGTGATTTACTGAGTGAAATTAGACT
This DNA window, taken from Macadamia integrifolia cultivar HAES 741 unplaced genomic scaffold, SCU_Mint_v3 scaffold3747, whole genome shotgun sequence, encodes the following:
- the LOC122068367 gene encoding 60S ribosomal protein L18a-like isoform X2, producing the protein MTTFRFHQYQVVGRGLPSETDEHPKIYRMKLWATNEVRAKSKFWYFLRKLKKVKKSNGQVLAINEFYCMSVLLAFKQAT
- the LOC122068367 gene encoding 60S ribosomal protein L18a-like isoform X3, translated to MTTFRFHQYQVVGRGLPSETDEHPKIYRMKLWATNEVRAKSKFWYFLRKLKKVKKSNGQVLAINEVSAIGVQLILF
- the LOC122068367 gene encoding 60S ribosomal protein L18a-like isoform X1 — its product is MTTFRFHQYQVVGRGLPSETDEHPKIYRMKLWATNEVRAKSKFWYFLRKLKKVKKSNGQVLAINEIIGVHANKCFGGFW
- the LOC122068367 gene encoding 60S ribosomal protein L18a-like isoform X4, yielding MTTFRFHQYQVVGRGLPSETDEHPKIYRMKLWATNEVRAKSKFWYFLRKLKKVKKSNGQVLAINEHSDNWRACK